The Aspergillus oryzae RIB40 DNA, chromosome 5 genome segment CGTCTCGAAAAAGAGCGTCATGGGCACCCCAATAAGCCACCCGAGCATGACCAGGAAAGGAATGGCAAAGAGTCCGATCTGTAAGATACTACTGACAATGACGCTGATGGCAAAGTTCACATCACCGCCCCCAAACGAAGCGGCGATCACTGCCACGCCTTCGGGGCAATTGctggtgatggggatgaggatTGTTGCAATGAAAGTCTTGGAAATTCCAGTCGTGGCCGATGTAGCGGGGACActggcaaggaagaagtggGAGCAGAGGATGATTGAGATGCCTGCGGCGATAAGGGTGAGGACAGTTTTTGACAAGTCTGGCTTCTGCTCATTTTCATCTTGATCACTTTCACCTTCTTGTGGACTGTTCGGCTCTTGCTGGAATAGATGTTTGTGTGTTCCTAATTGGAAGTAGAGATATCCGACATACAGCACCAGAAGTACGGCGGAAGTTCCCCGGGAAAAGCTAAGAACTTGATCTTCCAAGTCCACCGAGGTAAAGGTTGCATATAGAACGGAGGGTAGAATCAACCCCACGGCCGTGACAACCATCAATGAGGACAAGGAACCCGTCTGGGCCATATTGAAATAGAGTATGTGCGTGCTATATGAGGCTGATATCAGACAACCACCCATAATCTATACCATACTTGTTAGTCACATTAGATTCTCTAAAGgacccaaaaagaaaagtaaaataaaaggaCCAACCAAAAGGATGTCTGACAAGATACTCCCAATCATAACCGATTGAGCAAAATAGGTATCTCCACTGGTTACGGCCAGAATTCCAGTCTACAAGTAAGGTTAACATGCTGCTTGATCGCGTTGCCGCAATTGATCGGGAAACGCACGCTCAATTCGACCGCATTGCCAAAGGTCGCATTAATCAATCCGCCGACCAAATCGCCAAAATACTCCGCTAACGTGTCTGAAGCGTCGGACACGATAGCGGAAAGCGGTAGAATCGCCAAAAAGTTGAAGACGGAAACAAGCACCGAGTTCCAGTTGAGAAGTGCTGCGATGACCCCGAGGGGAAGAAATAACAGCAGGCTGTGAACTGTGATCATAGCGTATCTCACTGTTGTTAATGGCATGCGAATAGAGTTGCGACGAGAGTTACTTCTTTGCTGAGTATGTGTTGACGGATGTTTAAGGGACTTTTCTTCGATACTTGATCGCCCTATAGCAATTCGTAGGTTGGAATCACAGGGCCAGCTGGTGGTGTGTTCGATATGAGAGACAATGATATCTGGGGGGGAAAGAGTTGGCCGTGAGTGATAAATACATTGGAGCTGTTCGATATGGTAATTACGATACCGTATCCGGTTGGGTGTCGGTATTGAAATGATAATTTTTGTATCCCCGTTGGAGAGTTTGCGGATATATCGTTGCATCTATTTTAAGAAATCCGTCTCCCCTTGTAATTCTCTATAACGCGGTATTAAGAACCTAGCTGTGATGTTCCTTATTACTTTAATCAATCCATCCTGAGTTATAGCCATCATATAGATATAACTACCCTTATTGAGTAGGCTACAGCTTGGCCTTTCGCTGGTGCCTCTTTGGCATCGGAATAGCTTCGAACCAATCATCACCATACACCAGATGATCACGCTGGGTCATTGACGATCGTTTCTTGTTCCACACAAGCTCCGACTCCCTATATTTTCCCATCTCCTGGACCAGCCAGGCTGCACAATAACCAGCCGTCTGATTCACATCCtcgaaagggaaaagatggCCACGTTCGGGTAGAGTAACTTCCTTGACCTGACCATGGGAGATGCCACCACTGCCCCCGACCCCCACCCCGCACACCTTGATGGCTTCGCGAAGGTtgtcaatgccaagaaaTGTCTTTGCTCCCAGGATCCATAGCACAGGAGGCCTCAAGTGGGGAATCTTTGAGAATGTGTTGCGCGGTTCAGGGCGATAGACAATTCTGTTGGCGTGGATAGGATCCATATCCGGATGAACAGAGCGATCAATCCCGCCAGACGCGCGAGCCGAGAAATTCGAACGGTATAGGCCTGCGATTTCCTGATACTTGGTCGTGGTGAGAGTCACCGGCGGCTCGGAACGATTTGCTCCCGCTGGGATGGTGGGATACAGTGCGGTGGGGAGGTCCCGGAAACCGAATTTGACCATTAGGTCGAAGCACCGACGGTCCCAGTGTCGCCATGCCTTTGCGTGAGCCGATGCCGCAGCTTTTCTGTTTGGCCAAATGTCGGGTCGCCAAAGAGTATAATTAACTGCACCGGGAGGGTCAATACCGACACCCCGACTGACCGGTTTCGGGAAGATGGTGGGGTCGAGAAAGACGAGGGTCGTAAATAGGCGCGGGTGCATGAGTGCAAGGTTGGCCCTGAGTAGCGACACTGACTTTCAGCTATTGTGATCATTATAGAATGGAAACGGAAGAAGTCCATACAGGATATTCCCGCCAAAACTATGACCGATTCCAACAAGAGGCCGTGGCATTTGGTCGCGGAAGTGATTGATCATCAAAAGTAAATCGCGGGCAGAATCTATCCACGAATCTATGTATGGAATTTTAGTATGGCTGTCGGAGCTTTCAAGCGATGAATGACTTACAGTCCAGGCTAATCTTGTCTTCGTTCAGGATACCACTCATGCCCATGTTTGGGGCGTCCGCTATCCATATGCTTCGAATATGGACACCATTATGTTTCAATCGGCGATAAACCTCATCCCAGAGGGGCTCATAGAGTTCCTATTTGCGACACTGATATTAGGGCACATGCTCTCCACCCATGTGGTCATCAATGTTTAATAGGCCGGTTCAAGGCCATACAGATCGCCATAATCCGATAGGGCTATTCATACCTTGGGGTAGCCACAAGCATGAGCCGCGATCACAGTGATGGCATCGGAAGAGGTGATATGATCTTGATCTAGCGGCGTGTATTGCTTGACATGTAATGACAGGACCTCTTCTTGACTTCTAGCAGTGCTTCCAGGATATTCCCGAATATGGCTCGCCGGCGCAGTATGTTCCGTAACTTTGAAAATATCTGTTGACATTATGAAGCCTTGTTGGTTCCTGATTGTTTCAAAGTCGGAAATAAGATACTATCTGGAATGGTTCAAGCATGTTCCTAGCAGCTGCTTTTGTCCGTAGCTGCCACGacagggaaatgatataTCACATTGAAGTCGGTTCAGCAATGATAAGGATCTACATAGCCGCACACCGCTATGTCTGAATTATGCTGCGGTCAGCAATTGAATACTCTACCAAGCATGTTATATCTCCGTATTAAGAGGTAATACTCAAAAAGTTGCCGCATGGCTAACACGACTTCCGATGGGGGTTTAATCTACATCGTACTGTAAATCGGTTCCAGATCAAGATACTTCTGCAGATCTGAGTTCAAGATAGACCTGGGAAACCCTCAGTAGCAGAGTTTATCCAGGAGTCATTCCATTATAGCTATGCAAGGGACACGATTGCGTGGCTCTGGCTTCGGTGAAGATTCCGAGGAAAGAGGCCTTTAGGGCCAAAATGAACAGAGGTCCCGTGACTTTGGTGGATGCTTGCCTTTTCAGGGCTAGTCGCTTCTTTCCAGTCAACGATGATCGATGATCGATTTCCCCCCGTGGCTCCGCTCCTCCTTTAATTGCCTTCAAAGATGCTTGGAGGATGCCAAATGTCAAACTTTCACCCGCATACGTCAAAACGCTTGGAAGCTCTGGATGGCATCTCGGGAGTGCTTTAAACACATTAACCTTGGCAAAATCGCAAATTTCGCAATATTCCCATTTACGCTGCGGAGTCTACCACTACTCCAGCCCTGGAGGGACAGGCAAAACCATCGGCCAGGGACAGCCACTAACACCAGATTACCCTTCAATCTTCTTTAATTCTAATGGATTCTATAACAGGTTTTCATAATATGAGCAGGAGGGTTCACGGGTCCACCAAGTCGCTCGCTCCACACTAATCTTCCAAAGGTATAGGACGAAGATCAAAAGACATCCATGAAATAGCATGCAACAGCTAAACAAGTCCGGTGGTGTAACATCATAATGGCACTGTGGTACACCAAGGAACAGGTCTTCGCCCTTGGTTAATCTCCCGGCAATTCAATTAAGATTAGTCACCACTGCCAAGCACAGCTAAAACCCCAACAATACTATGGTATGACCTAATGGCTACATGGAGCTAATACGGTGCATCCACTCATTGGTCCTACGACCAGTAAATTCAGTAGGACCCCGCGAATTGCCGATACCTGGCCTTTGTtagcttcctcttctcagAAGCCGGATTGGTTCTGTACAAAGCGCTTCGCTGCATTGTTCATCACAAGCCGAAGTATATACCGGCGACAATGGCCATGAGAGGGCATATCACTACTTTTCCTAGATAGCTTCAAATTGCTAAATTGTTACCGTTACTTACGCCATGTTCCCTTCATAGGTTTGAAGAATGTTAGGTATGGTGCATGACTGAGAGTTTAACGCGGTGCACCGCCGGAGGATAGCAGTTGGGCAATGGAACACTCCAACCATGAAAGTTAAGATCGCCGTCAAAATATGTCCGGTCATTGCTACTCTATATCAATGCTATTTCGTTCCACTTAGGAGCATACCGGCGCTAAGTGGGGGATATGTGGCATGAGTATGATTCAAGGGTGATTGGACCCCAGCTGATTCTGTCACAGTATACTGCACACCCACTTGAATGTTCCGATAACTCAAATCATGCCAGTTAATGCACCCTCGTTGAAGGAAATGCCGAAACTAAGAGGAATGTAACTCGAGTTGAATGCAACATGACAGGTCCATAGGGCGCCGTTGATACTTCACCATAGATCCAAAGCTGATTGAAGGCTCGCCGGGAAACGAAAGGTATAAATATGGCCTACAGGACGGCCATCGACTCAGTATtgtcagcaacatcctcaattcACCATCACACAAACGCAGCTACAGCCGTCGTGTATAACAAGCTTGCAAGAACAGCCATGCACTTCAACTCCGTCTTTAGCGTCCTTTTGTCCTGTGGCCTCGCAGCAGCACACATGCAGATGAGCTGGCCTTATCCCATACGCAGTCCACTTGACCCTCAGAACAGAGGATCCGACAAGGACTATGACATGGCCAACCCCCTCAGCCCGTCTGGTATGGCGTTCCCCTAATTTCGACATACATAAGAATGCAATATTTACATAACCTAGGCTCCGACTTTCCTTGCAAGGGCTACCACAAGAACACTCCCTGGCGCGCAACGGCGGAATACAACGCGGGCGAGTCATATAACATGACGGTGGCCGGTGCTGCAACACACAGTGGAGGATCATGCCAGCTGTCTCTGAGTTACGACGATGGGAAAACCTTCAAAGTCATCAAGTCCAAGGTGGGAGGGTGCCCGCTTGATTTCAAGTACGACTTCACGATGCCGAGCGATGTGGTCAACGGCCATGCTCTGTTTGCTTGGTCCTGGTTTAATCTAGTGGGCAATCGTGAGATGTACATGAACTGCGCAAACGTTGAGGTGAGCGGAGGGAGCGGCAGCAAGCAATCGTTTGAAAACAATTACCCGGATATGTTCGTGGCCAATGTTGGAAATGGCTGTTCTACGGTGGAAGGGAAGCATACGGTGTTTGCCCATCCGGGAAAGCAGGTTACCTATGCCGGTGGGCTTGATGCGTCCTCACCTCCATTCCCCAACTGCTCTTGAAATCACAACCAATGAATGTTACACACTTTTGTACGTGATACACATTGTGAGTATCGGCAAGGCAGGGCCATACTGAACTCTGGCTGTTGAGTGAAATAAGGATCAGTTGATCGGGATATACATAGTACAAATCGGTTCACATAAACTCTTTCTCTAGTGCTACACATCTGAGTGAATATGTTATTGAGAGGTGGATCTCGTGAGCGACAGAATAACGGATGTAGTCATAACTCAGTAAAAAGATCCGAGAGCTGCGCGCCGTTTCATCGGACATGATCGCCACCAATCATGGATCGATCGCATGCTGACAAGTTACTTTCGTACTAAGTAGTAGTATAGTACTAGGCTGGATGCAATGGCGGCGTTGGCCACAACTCACTGTCCAGATACGGTGTCATGTGACAGGATATGACTGGACCCTTTCGCCGAGAACAACCGCTTACGGCCGGCTGGGGGCGGTCGTGGATACCGATTAAGTAAAATGGATCTCATCCCCGCAAACCAAGATAAGCATATATAAACCTTCCAGAACCTCACTATCATCTTTCCAATCTTCCTTACTCTTCCTCGACCATTCCCCTGATTCATAGTTACGGACTTTGAGCCCCCACCCCAATAGAATAGCGCTACAATGACCCAAACTTCGACCTCCAAGGGAACGATAAAGGTTGCGGACTATCTGTTCGCCCGACTCTGCCAGCTCGGCATCCAGTCTATTTTTGGGGTTCCAGGGGACTACAACCTCAGACTACTTGATTTCGTGGAGCCATCCGGGTTGCACTGGGTCGGAACCTGCAACGAGCTGAACGGCGCATACGCCGCCGATGGATATGCTAGGATCAACGGTCTGGGAGCTCTGATCACCACGTTTGGTGTCGGCGAGTTATCCGCCATCAACGGAATCGCAGGCGCGTATGCGGAAAAGGCTCCTGTTATCCACATTGTCGGTACACCATCGCGTGCGTTGCAGGATGCCCGCACTTTAGTCCACCATACTTTCGCCGATGGTGAATATAACCGATTTGCCGCAATGCATGCCCAGGTCACAGTTGCTCAGGCGAACCTCATTGATCCTCGCACAGCGGCAGAGCAGATAGATTGGGTACTACAGCAATGCCTAGTCCATAGCCGGCCGGTTTACATCCAAGTTCCGGATGACATGGTTGACGTCATGATCCCGGCGTCAAATCTCGAAACAAGGAAGATCGAATTACCTGCTACCCCGAGCACCAAGAACGAGACGTCCGTATTGACAACCGTGTTGGAGCGCATTTACTCTGCTAAGCGCCCATTGATATTCGTGGATGGAGAGAGCAGGGCTCTGAATATCCTCCCTCAGGTTGATGAACTAATTCAAACCACCCACTGGCCGACGTGGACGTCAGCCTATGGAAAAGGTCTGGTCAATGAGCAATATAATAATGTTTACGGCTTCTATGGTGCAAGTTACGGCaccgagcaagaaaaagcataCTTTGACTCGGCCGATCTAGTCCTTGTACTCGGGCCTCACTACAGCAATACTAATACGCTAGGCTTTGCCACAATCCCCAAACAAGAAGTATCTATCTCATTCTCGGGCACCTCTATTCAGATTGGAAAAGACCTTCACCGAGATTACTCAATTAAACAATTTCTCATTCAGGTGTTGGAGAGCCTAGACCGCAGTCGCATTCCTAAAATCGATGGAGCACCCCCGAAGCCCAAGGGTGACCTAAGCCATATCAACAAGTCCGATCCCATCACACAAGATGACTTCTACCGTTTTGTCGACCGACTCTTCCGCGAGGGAGACATCGTAGCTACAGAAACGGGGACAGCCTCTTATGGTGGACGCACATTCACACTGCCCCCAAATACACGGATGTTCTGTGCAGTGACATGGCTGTCGATCGGGTACATGCTTCCGGCCTGTTTTGGGGCTGCCCTCGCGCAGCAAGAAACGAACAGTTTTAAACCTTCCAATAGCACTGGTACTGGCAAAGGTCGACTGTTCCTATTTATCGGAGATGGCAGTCTACAGATGACAGTACAGGAGATCAGCTCGATCATTCGAGAGAAACTTGACGTCACCATTTTTGTTATAAACAATGCCGGATATACTATCGAACGGGCAATCCATGGCCGAAATCAGGCATACAACGATATTGCACCGTGGAGACATCTGCAAGCGCTTagcttcttcggtggcagTGAAGAAGACGCCGCAAAAAACAATTTCAGCGCACGAACCTTTGGGGAGTTAGAAGAAGTGCTACAGTCGGACCGCATCCAGAAAGGCAATGGGCTTAGAATTGTTGAGGTTCACATGGGCCGGGAAGACTGCCAAGGTCTCCTGAGAACCCTTATGAACAATCAGATCGCACAAGACGCAAAGCAATAAGTCATACTAGGGAGTATATTATTAGCTACTAGATTAGACTAGAATCCATTCAAgtatcttatctgatcttAGGTTCAATGATGTCATTGCTCAATAGTCAATTTATATaaaccttttcttttggatatATCTCTAAAATATTACTTGATAATCTCTTACTCACTAGCACCTGGTCACATACATACCTAGTGGTTCCCACAGGCCGGCGCGTAAAGGCTGcccgatatatatactaggCTGTCAACTACTTACAGTAAGCATGAGAGTGATATTGAACTTGCCGAATTCGGAGTGGACAGACTGTCTCAGCTTAGTGTTATTCCTTGAAAATTCGTTGATAGTATTGACTTGGAGTCAGTGATTTACGAGACATCGTAGAGGTCCTTGTCCGTGGTTTGCACATATCTCTAGGGCGTGGGAGGACTGGCGCTATACCGGGATAGGGAACCGCCTACTCAGTACCTGGTTTGCTTCAATGACGTCATTAATAAATGTACTAGCCACAGTGGCTGATGTCCGGCTTATGCGCCCGGATCAACATTAATCCAACGATTTTCCATAGCCGAGGAAACACTCGAGTTCCAGCAGGTCCACAAAATCCGGCAGAGACAGAGACGTTATAGGCCGTTGTTCACGATGTAACAGGAACCGAGTCCACTTTCACAAGAATCCCCTACGTCATGGTCCAGGCTTGATTCTGCGATCCGGTTTGAAGTCGCCACAGCCATGAAGAAAACTACTTATTGCGGCCAATTCAGCCGGCCCAGGTTCCACCAATTGTCGCAATTAACACATCACCCTTGGAGTCCTTCTTGAGTCAAGTGCAAGTTATCATGGCCAACCCCACGAGAAAGATTGTCTGTTTTTCAGGTACACGAACCCCTTTCCCCATGCGCCATGGCATGCGCTAATCCCCTTTAGACTTTGACGGAACGATTTTCATGCAAGACACGGGCCATGTCCTCTTCGATAACCTGGGGTGTGGCGAGGAGCGCCGTCAGATGCTCGATGAGCAGATCAAGTCCGGCGAACGATCATTCCGGGAAGTCTCCGAGGAAATGTGGGGGTCGTTGCGGGTTCCGTTCGAGGATGGGTTTGAAGTGATGAAAAAGGAACTGGAGATTGACCAGGGCTTTAAGGAGTTTCACCAATTCTGCATTGACAACGGAATCATTTTCAATGTCATCAGTGCTGGATTGAAGCCCATTCTGCGGAAAGTGCTGGACACTTTCTTAGGCGAGGATGAAGTATGGCACCCGATCTCTATTACCTGCTCGGCTGTGAATGTTAATTTTCTCGCAGTCATCACAAATCGGCATTGTCGCAAACGACGCACAGATCAAATCCGACGGCTCGGAATGGAAGCCGATCTGGCGACA includes the following:
- a CDS encoding alpha-keto acid decarboxylase family protein (thiamine pyrophosphate-requiring enzyme), whose amino-acid sequence is MTQTSTSKGTIKVADYLFARLCQLGIQSIFGVPGDYNLRLLDFVEPSGLHWVGTCNELNGAYAADGYARINGLGALITTFGVGELSAINGIAGAYAEKAPVIHIVGTPSRALQDARTLVHHTFADGEYNRFAAMHAQVTVAQANLIDPRTAAEQIDWVLQQCLVHSRPVYIQVPDDMVDVMIPASNLETRKIELPATPSTKNETSVLTTVLERIYSAKRPLIFVDGESRALNILPQVDELIQTTHWPTWTSAYGKGLVNEQYNNVYGFYGASYGTEQEKAYFDSADLVLVLGPHYSNTNTLGFATIPKQEVSISFSGTSIQIGKDLHRDYSIKQFLIQVLESLDRSRIPKIDGAPPKPKGDLSHINKSDPITQDDFYRFVDRLFREGDIVATETGTASYGGRTFTLPPNTRMFCAVTWLSIGYMLPACFGAALAQQETNSFKPSNSTGTGKGRLFLFIGDGSLQMTVQEISSIIREKLDVTIFVINNAGYTIERAIHGRNQAYNDIAPWRHLQALSFFGGSEEDAAKNNFSARTFGELEEVLQSDRIQKGNGLRIVEVHMGREDCQGLLRTLMNNQIAQDAKQ
- a CDS encoding lignocellulolytic auxiliary activity family 11 protein (predicted protein); translation: MAYRTAIDSVLSATSSIHHHTNAATAVVYNKLARTAMHFNSVFSVLLSCGLAAAHMQMSWPYPIRSPLDPQNRGSDKDYDMANPLSPSGSDFPCKGYHKNTPWRATAEYNAGESYNMTVAGAATHSGGSCQLSLSYDDGKTFKVIKSKVGGCPLDFKYDFTMPSDVVNGHALFAWSWFNLVGNREMYMNCANVEVSGGSGSKQSFENNYPDMFVANVGNGCSTVEGKHTVFAHPGKQVTYAGGLDASSPPFPNCS
- a CDS encoding putative 2,3-diketo-5-methylthio-1-phosphopentane phosphatase (predicted protein), whose protein sequence is MANPTRKIVCFSDFDGTIFMQDTGHVLFDNLGCGEERRQMLDEQIKSGERSFREVSEEMWGSLRVPFEDGFEVMKKELEIDQGFKEFHQFCIDNGIIFNVISAGLKPILRKVLDTFLGEDESSQIGIVANDAQIKSDGSEWKPIWRHETELGHDKALSVKEGRAQAEELSDENEVPLIIFIGDGVSDLAAAREADVLFARKGLRLEEYCIEHQIPYIGFDSFTDVKREVENIMKEDQEKTGGVGKPVRFNPRANMWRRVSSKQAVRCDLPMMSMT
- a CDS encoding uncharacterized protein (Ca2+/H+ antiporter VCX1 and related proteins) yields the protein MATLGPSVLRPNGQIRFPGPPHRTVSHHPSGSKSFRAAGDSHHDQVSGNRRPIPLLLFLPLGVIAALLNWNSVLVSVFNFLAILPLSAIVSDASDTLAEYFGDLVGGLINATFGNAVELSTGILAVTSGDTYFAQSVMIGSILSDILLIMGGCLISASYSTHILYFNMAQTGSLSSLMVVTAVGLILPSVLYATFTSVDLEDQVLSFSRGTSAVLLVLYVGYLYFQLGTHKHLFQQEPNSPQEGESDQDENEQKPDLSKTVLTLIAAGISIILCSHFFLASVPATSATTGISKTFIATILIPITSNCPEGVAVIAASFGGGDVNFAISVIVSSILQIGLFAIPFLVMLGWLIGVPMTLFFETFHTLALFFAILVVNQVLKDAKYTYLHGSMLVGLYVLFPSVLRGLPVTDILA